The following proteins are co-located in the Deinococcus sp. KNUC1210 genome:
- a CDS encoding N-acetylglucosamine kinase: protein MSSTLVLGIDAGNTKTIALIADTSGTVLGWGRAGSSNIYVQQHRALSALEQAVSAARASAGLPAGMRIQALTLSASGADWPEDFALLRRELTRWDWAESRQVVNDAVGALRAGSLDGLGVAVVCGTSAGTAARAAGGTAWHSSYWQEPEGAEELAQRTLRAVYRADLGIDAPTTLTARTLAHFGCETVDALLHSFTAREHPAHAHLGRLARVLLDEAQAGDPASRRIVQQHGAALGDYALAAARKVGLSGAYRLVTSGGVMRHPSPLLREALMHRVHEANPAVTWQASHHEPVFGALLLALELAGESVTEALFRRLEETCPEESLFVT, encoded by the coding sequence ATGAGTAGCACCCTGGTGCTTGGAATCGACGCGGGCAACACCAAGACCATCGCCCTGATCGCGGACACCAGCGGCACGGTGCTGGGCTGGGGCCGCGCTGGAAGCAGCAATATCTATGTGCAGCAGCACCGCGCCCTGTCGGCGCTGGAACAGGCAGTCAGTGCGGCCCGTGCCAGCGCCGGGCTGCCGGCGGGCATGCGAATCCAGGCCCTGACGCTCAGTGCCAGCGGAGCCGACTGGCCGGAAGACTTCGCCCTGCTGCGCCGCGAACTGACCCGCTGGGACTGGGCCGAGTCCCGGCAGGTGGTCAATGACGCGGTGGGCGCGCTGCGGGCCGGGTCGCTGGATGGCCTGGGCGTGGCGGTGGTGTGTGGCACCAGTGCAGGCACGGCGGCGCGGGCAGCGGGCGGCACCGCCTGGCACAGCAGCTACTGGCAGGAGCCCGAAGGCGCGGAAGAACTGGCTCAGCGCACGCTGCGGGCCGTCTACCGTGCCGACCTGGGCATCGACGCGCCCACCACCCTGACCGCCAGAACGCTGGCGCACTTCGGCTGTGAGACGGTGGACGCGCTGCTGCACTCGTTCACGGCCCGCGAGCACCCGGCGCACGCCCACCTGGGCCGCCTCGCCCGCGTGCTGCTCGACGAGGCCCAGGCGGGCGACCCAGCCAGCCGCAGAATCGTGCAGCAGCACGGCGCCGCGCTGGGCGATTACGCACTGGCCGCCGCCCGCAAAGTGGGCCTCAGCGGAGCGTACCGCCTCGTCACCTCCGGCGGGGTCATGCGCCATCCGTCGCCGCTACTGCGCGAGGCCCTGATGCACCGCGTTCACGAAGCGAATCCCGCTGTGACGTGGCAGGCCAGCCACCACGAACCGGTCTTCGGAGCGCTGCTGCTGGCGCTGGAACTAGCCGGAGAGAGCGTGACAGAGGCGCTGTTCCGGCGGCTGGAAGAAACCTGCCCGGAAGAATCGCTGTTCGTGACCTGA
- a CDS encoding glucosamine-6-phosphate deaminase has product MVTPAGMRQAGVTLDIQPDSEALAVQAADFIATQVRAKPTLSMLVATGNTPMATYAELGRRAERGDADFSRVTAVQLDEYLGLGEKDPRSLWGWMERSFVTPLGVRQTIRLADPAAFEADISALGGIDLAILGLGPNGHLGFNEPPSLPTATTRVLALTPASLESNRAYWGELSVPTHAMTAGMNVILSARAVLLLVSGAHKRGILRRTLEGPETPDVPSSLLRRTPLTVIADEAAWT; this is encoded by the coding sequence GTGGTAACACCGGCAGGAATGAGGCAGGCAGGCGTGACGCTCGACATCCAGCCCGACTCGGAGGCGCTGGCTGTTCAGGCCGCCGACTTCATCGCCACGCAGGTGCGGGCAAAGCCGACGCTCAGCATGCTGGTGGCGACGGGCAACACGCCGATGGCGACGTATGCCGAACTCGGCAGGCGGGCAGAGCGGGGGGACGCCGATTTCAGCCGCGTGACCGCCGTGCAGCTCGACGAATATCTGGGTCTGGGTGAGAAGGACCCACGCAGCCTGTGGGGATGGATGGAGCGTTCCTTCGTGACGCCGCTGGGAGTTCGGCAGACCATCCGGCTTGCCGACCCCGCCGCTTTCGAGGCCGACATTTCAGCGCTGGGGGGCATCGATCTGGCGATTCTGGGACTGGGACCGAACGGGCATCTGGGTTTCAACGAGCCTCCCAGCCTGCCCACGGCCACGACCCGCGTGCTTGCCCTGACGCCCGCGAGCCTGGAGAGCAACCGCGCCTACTGGGGCGAACTGAGCGTGCCGACGCACGCCATGACCGCCGGAATGAACGTGATTCTGTCGGCCCGAGCGGTCCTGCTGCTGGTGAGCGGAGCGCACAAACGCGGCATCCTGCGCCGCACGCTGGAGGGGCCGGAAACGCCTGACGTGCCCTCTTCGCTGCTGCGCCGCACGCCTCTCACCGTGATCGCGGACGAGGCCGCGTGGACATGA
- a CDS encoding glycoside hydrolase, translating to MASVKLAYIGGGSTRAPGTLASFIRQAANFGGSEIVLQDLDAERLELVRRLATRMTEVQGVDLKISATTDRRAALADCEGVLSSYRPGGFEARYQDERIPLSHGAIGQETQGAGGFFMALRAIAVAKDLVADMEAVCPNATLFNYTNPVNIVAQAVADHSPIKVVSLCEGPIVFPREIAELAGLDPSKVRATMLGLNHACWSAAEDGGAQYDGQPMLPILAQRLADGIEDDWARRWISLAVAMNSLPASYMKYYYFEQDMLRDLTEKPTTRAQDILADVPSYWKHYREQVDAPNPTLEPELSRGGIFELEVAVDVMDAVFNDKNEIWPTNVVNGGAVADFPDSQVVEVPCIVNGQGVRPISGYRVPSAVRGLVGALGEYQQLAADAAWNGSRQQAIQALTSNPLVRTLPLAQTLYDELSLAHRSYLPERLW from the coding sequence ATGGCTAGCGTAAAACTCGCCTACATCGGCGGCGGCAGCACCCGTGCGCCCGGCACTCTCGCCTCGTTTATCCGTCAGGCTGCAAATTTTGGCGGCTCCGAAATCGTGCTTCAGGACCTCGACGCGGAAAGGCTCGAACTGGTGCGCCGCCTCGCGACCCGCATGACCGAAGTGCAGGGCGTGGATCTGAAGATATCCGCGACCACCGACCGCCGCGCCGCGCTGGCCGACTGTGAAGGCGTGCTGTCGAGCTACCGTCCGGGCGGCTTCGAGGCCAGATATCAGGATGAGCGCATTCCGCTGAGTCATGGGGCCATCGGGCAGGAAACCCAGGGCGCGGGCGGCTTTTTTATGGCACTGCGGGCGATAGCGGTCGCCAAAGACCTGGTGGCCGACATGGAGGCCGTCTGTCCGAATGCCACGCTGTTCAATTACACCAACCCCGTCAATATCGTGGCGCAGGCGGTGGCCGACCATTCTCCTATCAAGGTGGTGTCGCTGTGCGAAGGCCCCATCGTGTTTCCCCGTGAAATCGCGGAACTGGCGGGCCTGGACCCGAGCAAGGTGCGGGCCACCATGCTGGGCCTGAACCACGCCTGCTGGAGCGCGGCGGAAGACGGCGGGGCACAGTACGACGGACAGCCGATGCTTCCGATTCTGGCGCAACGGCTGGCAGACGGCATCGAAGACGACTGGGCGCGGCGCTGGATTTCGCTGGCCGTGGCGATGAACAGCCTGCCCGCCTCGTACATGAAGTATTACTACTTTGAACAGGACATGCTGCGCGACCTGACAGAGAAGCCGACCACCCGCGCCCAGGACATTCTGGCCGACGTACCGAGCTACTGGAAGCACTACCGCGAACAGGTAGACGCGCCGAACCCCACGCTGGAACCCGAACTGTCACGCGGCGGCATCTTCGAGCTGGAAGTGGCGGTGGACGTGATGGACGCCGTGTTCAACGACAAGAACGAGATCTGGCCGACGAACGTGGTCAACGGCGGCGCGGTGGCCGATTTCCCCGATTCGCAGGTGGTGGAAGTGCCGTGCATCGTGAACGGCCAGGGCGTGCGGCCCATTTCGGGCTACCGGGTGCCGAGCGCCGTGCGCGGACTGGTGGGAGCACTGGGCGAATACCAGCAGCTTGCCGCCGACGCCGCCTGGAACGGCAGCAGGCAGCAGGCGATTCAGGCGCTGACGAGCAATCCGCTCGTCCGGACGCTGCCGCTGGCTCAGACGCTATACGACGAACTGAGTCTGGCCCACCGCTCGTATCTGCCGGAGCGCCTGTGGTAA
- a CDS encoding ABC transporter ATP-binding protein, producing MSLSSPSRTPTDPASSGNTLEIEGLRKVFTARGRANVVAVNDVTFSIRRGEVLGLVGESGSGKSTIARLIAHLYEPTSGQIRLSGQNIPNRMGGGALRQFRKHVQMIFQDPYASLNPLHPVGYTLSRPLKIHRLARGNSDKQVHALLERVGLSPAATYAAKRPFELSGGQRQRVGIARALAAQPELILADEPTSALDVSIRLDVMNLLLDLKDQEGLSMLFITHDLAGARYMSDRVAVLYAGTLVELGPAEQVIDRPQHPYTQLLKSAAPKPDAGLTPDHVEARGEVPDLKALPPGCPFEPRCPYAMPECKDGLPRMYDVGEGHQARCILHDPAVKAKRGGSVGEYAL from the coding sequence TTGAGTCTGTCGTCTCCCTCCCGCACGCCAACTGACCCGGCTTCCAGCGGCAACACGCTGGAAATCGAGGGACTCCGCAAGGTCTTCACGGCGCGGGGCCGGGCGAATGTGGTCGCCGTCAACGACGTGACCTTCAGCATCCGGCGCGGTGAAGTGCTGGGGCTGGTGGGCGAGTCGGGCAGCGGCAAGAGCACGATTGCCCGCCTGATCGCGCACCTGTATGAGCCCACGTCAGGCCAGATCCGGCTGAGCGGTCAGAACATTCCCAACCGCATGGGGGGCGGCGCGCTGCGGCAGTTTCGCAAACACGTCCAGATGATCTTTCAGGACCCCTACGCCAGCCTGAACCCGCTTCATCCGGTGGGCTATACGCTGTCGCGGCCCCTGAAGATTCACCGTCTGGCACGCGGAAATTCAGACAAGCAGGTCCACGCGCTGCTGGAACGCGTGGGCCTGTCGCCCGCCGCCACCTACGCTGCCAAACGCCCCTTCGAACTGTCGGGCGGGCAGCGCCAGCGGGTCGGTATCGCCCGTGCCCTGGCCGCCCAGCCCGAACTGATTCTGGCCGACGAACCGACTTCGGCGCTCGACGTGTCCATCCGGCTCGACGTGATGAATCTGCTGCTTGACCTGAAAGATCAGGAAGGACTGAGCATGCTGTTCATCACGCACGATCTGGCGGGCGCACGCTACATGAGCGACCGGGTGGCGGTGCTGTACGCGGGCACACTCGTGGAACTCGGCCCAGCCGAACAGGTGATCGACCGTCCACAACATCCGTATACCCAGCTGCTCAAGAGTGCCGCTCCCAAACCCGACGCGGGTCTGACACCCGACCACGTCGAGGCGCGGGGCGAGGTACCCGATCTGAAGGCGCTTCCGCCCGGCTGCCCCTTCGAGCCGCGTTGCCCCTACGCCATGCCGGAATGCAAAGACGGTCTGCCGCGCATGTACGACGTGGGCGAAGGCCATCAGGCCCGCTGCATCCTGCACGACCCGGCAGTCAAGGCAAAACGCGGCGGAAGCGTGGGGGAGTACGCGCTGTAG
- a CDS encoding dipeptide/oligopeptide/nickel ABC transporter permease/ATP-binding protein gives MSGVQRLFSQPRTIIGAGILLILLLMGLLAPILTPYNPNSLEFDAFMPLSSKHLLGTTAIGQDIFAQLLYGARLTLLVGSVAGLIATALSVALGLSAAYLGGWVDEVINALINVFLVLPGLPLVIIASAFLRGGGVWPVIVVISFTGWAWGARVLRSQALALRERDFVQAAVASGEGPGRIIFMEILPNMAGLIAANFFGAALYAVLSEAGLSFIGVGDVSLVTWGTMLYWAQAKGALLQGAWWWVAMPGLGIALLGTSFALLNFAIDELGNPRLSRGGKKMPRPVKTAFSTPAPSDALLSIQHLDVGYVTRGGTVRAVRNVSLDVAPGEFLGLAGESGCGKSTLAFAATRLLDPPGTVLDGAVSLAGRDLLALTPEQLRQVRWKEFSLVFQASMNVLNPVLKIREQVYDAMQAHGITDKVKLDARARELFRLVGIREEYLDSYPHQLSGGMKQRVVIAIALALEPKLIVMDEPTTALDVVVQRQILQEISEVRRRLGISIVFITHDLSLLVEMSDRVAIMYAGEIVEQAPAHELYAHPAHPYTQQLMNAFPPMTGARERRSGIPGRPPPSARRSPAARFSRAAPSTCPASAT, from the coding sequence ATGAGTGGCGTCCAGCGTCTGTTCAGCCAGCCGCGCACCATCATCGGCGCGGGAATCCTGCTGATTCTGCTGCTGATGGGGCTGCTCGCGCCCATTCTCACGCCATACAACCCGAATTCGCTGGAATTCGACGCCTTCATGCCGCTTTCCAGCAAGCATCTGCTGGGCACCACCGCCATCGGCCAGGACATCTTCGCGCAGCTGCTGTACGGCGCGAGGCTCACGCTGCTGGTCGGCTCGGTGGCCGGGCTGATCGCCACCGCACTGAGCGTGGCCCTGGGTCTGAGCGCCGCGTACCTGGGCGGCTGGGTCGATGAAGTCATCAATGCGCTGATCAACGTCTTTCTGGTACTGCCGGGCCTGCCGCTGGTCATTATCGCCAGCGCCTTTCTGCGTGGCGGGGGCGTATGGCCGGTCATCGTGGTCATCAGCTTTACCGGCTGGGCCTGGGGTGCGCGGGTGCTGCGTTCACAGGCACTGGCGCTGCGCGAACGCGATTTCGTACAGGCGGCGGTGGCGTCGGGCGAGGGGCCAGGGCGCATCATCTTCATGGAGATTCTGCCCAACATGGCGGGTCTGATCGCTGCCAACTTCTTCGGCGCGGCGCTGTACGCGGTGCTGAGTGAAGCGGGCCTGTCGTTCATCGGCGTGGGCGACGTATCGCTGGTGACGTGGGGCACGATGCTCTACTGGGCGCAGGCCAAAGGTGCGCTGCTTCAGGGTGCCTGGTGGTGGGTGGCGATGCCGGGTCTGGGCATTGCGCTGCTGGGAACGTCGTTCGCGCTGCTGAACTTCGCCATCGACGAACTCGGCAATCCGCGCCTCAGCCGGGGCGGGAAGAAGATGCCCCGCCCGGTCAAGACCGCCTTCAGCACGCCTGCTCCCAGTGACGCGCTGCTGTCGATTCAGCATCTGGATGTGGGCTACGTGACGCGGGGCGGCACCGTGCGGGCCGTTCGCAACGTCTCGCTCGACGTGGCTCCCGGTGAATTCCTGGGGCTGGCAGGCGAGTCGGGCTGCGGAAAAAGCACGCTGGCCTTCGCCGCCACCCGCCTGCTCGATCCGCCCGGCACCGTGCTGGACGGCGCGGTATCGCTGGCCGGACGCGACCTGCTGGCCCTGACGCCCGAACAGCTGCGGCAGGTGCGCTGGAAGGAATTCAGTCTGGTGTTTCAGGCGAGCATGAACGTGCTCAATCCGGTGCTGAAGATCAGAGAGCAGGTCTACGACGCGATGCAGGCGCACGGCATCACCGACAAGGTGAAACTCGACGCCCGCGCCCGCGAACTGTTCCGGCTGGTCGGCATCCGTGAGGAGTATCTGGATTCGTATCCGCATCAGCTGTCGGGCGGCATGAAGCAGCGCGTGGTCATCGCGATTGCGCTGGCGCTGGAACCCAAGCTGATCGTGATGGACGAGCCGACCACCGCGCTCGATGTGGTGGTGCAGCGGCAGATCTTGCAGGAAATCAGCGAGGTGCGGCGGCGGCTGGGCATCAGCATCGTGTTCATTACCCACGACCTGAGTCTGCTGGTCGAGATGAGTGACCGGGTGGCGATCATGTACGCCGGAGAAATCGTGGAGCAGGCCCCGGCGCACGAACTGTACGCGCACCCGGCCCATCCCTACACCCAGCAGCTCATGAATGCCTTTCCGCCGATGACCGGCGCACGCGAGCGGCGTAGCGGCATTCCGGGCCGCCCCCCGCCCTCAGCGAGACGATCACCGGCTGCCCGTTTTTCGCGCGCTGCACCAAGCACATGCCCGGCATCTGCGACGTGA
- a CDS encoding ABC transporter permease encodes MPYLLRKIVILLFTLWVAATLNFVLPRLVPGDPVSVMLAKYQGRLDPSAVDALKIAYGLNDLGSPISQYFSYLGRLLHGDFGRSISLFPTPVTEVIGMALPYTLGLVGITTILSFIIGSALGLYSGWRRGQAGADALTPVSLFLNSMPYFWFALLMLYIFAFQLKWFPLSGALDPFPGDAFSAGWWSSLLRHAVLPAFTILITSVGGWLITMRNNVVSVSSEDYLAFARAKGLPERRILSRYVLRNALLPSFTSFGMALGFVVGGSILTEIVFSYPGLGFYLYQAVVGLDYPLMQAIFFIIALTVLLANFAVDLLNVLLDPRIRESRA; translated from the coding sequence ATGCCGTACCTGCTCCGAAAAATCGTGATTCTGCTGTTCACGCTGTGGGTAGCCGCCACACTGAATTTCGTGCTGCCGCGCCTGGTGCCGGGCGATCCGGTCAGCGTGATGCTGGCGAAGTACCAGGGCCGCCTCGATCCGTCGGCTGTCGACGCGCTCAAGATCGCGTATGGTCTGAACGATCTGGGCAGCCCGATTTCGCAGTACTTCAGTTACCTGGGTCGCCTGCTGCACGGCGATTTCGGGCGCTCGATCAGCCTGTTTCCCACGCCCGTGACCGAGGTGATCGGGATGGCGCTGCCGTACACGCTCGGTCTGGTGGGCATCACCACCATCCTGTCGTTCATCATCGGCAGTGCGCTGGGACTGTACAGCGGCTGGCGGCGCGGGCAGGCGGGGGCCGACGCCCTGACCCCCGTCTCGCTGTTTCTGAACAGCATGCCGTATTTCTGGTTCGCCCTCCTGATGCTCTACATCTTCGCCTTTCAGCTCAAATGGTTTCCGCTGAGCGGCGCACTCGACCCGTTTCCCGGCGACGCCTTCAGCGCCGGGTGGTGGTCGTCGCTGCTGAGGCACGCCGTCCTGCCCGCCTTCACCATTCTGATCACGTCAGTGGGCGGCTGGCTGATTACCATGCGAAACAACGTGGTGAGCGTGTCGAGCGAGGATTATCTGGCGTTTGCCCGCGCCAAGGGTCTGCCCGAACGCCGGATTCTCAGCCGCTACGTGCTCAGAAACGCGCTGCTGCCGAGCTTCACCAGCTTCGGCATGGCGCTGGGTTTCGTGGTCGGCGGCAGCATCCTGACCGAGATCGTGTTCAGTTATCCGGGGCTGGGATTTTATCTGTATCAGGCGGTGGTGGGGCTGGATTATCCGCTGATGCAGGCGATCTTCTTCATCATCGCCCTGACGGTGCTGCTCGCCAACTTCGCGGTCGATCTGCTGAATGTGCTGCTTGATCCCCGTATCCGCGAGAGCCGCGCATGA
- a CDS encoding ABC transporter substrate-binding protein, with protein sequence MNANGNSSRFSGIVRVSLLLTAALGGAGLVGTASAQSPKTTFTVVRSDQWGAQNLNPFSPGSQHLLPTNSAIYETLFFVNSLNGKVVPVLGTKYTWSKDSKTLTVTTRSGVKWTDGQAFNASDAAFTFNYLKQYPALDTSGLWKSGLTSVTAPNPTTLVFSFSAPNTPVFQYISNTPIVPQHLWKDVKDPATFTNPKPVATGPFIFDSSSQQAIRVLKNPNYWMKGQPYVDAVVWVSTSSNDAALLKLLSGDVDYGYVGISDPKGYAAKGPNNTYWWPTNNINFLYFNTVKAPFNDPAFRRAVAQAINTKDVALKAYAGAVPAASPSSIFPTQQADWLPASAKASLPTFDPAAADAALTAAGYKKNAQGVRLGKDGSPLPTYKILVGAGWTDFITMAQVVGDNLKKVGINTSIDQQAWGSYSGGLQTGSYDMGISWGWGNGSSPYYTFNAAFSPDFSAPVGKTAPSNLSRYTNPAITAALKSFSTTSDAAIQKKAMSTIITTVLKDMPWVPLTDRTQFALFNTSRFTGFPSAANPYNDASPDDTSGARLMYLNVKPK encoded by the coding sequence ATGAATGCGAACGGTAACAGCAGCAGGTTCAGCGGGATTGTCCGGGTTTCTTTACTGCTCACGGCGGCACTCGGGGGCGCGGGCCTCGTCGGAACTGCCTCCGCCCAGAGCCCCAAGACCACGTTCACGGTCGTTCGAAGTGACCAGTGGGGCGCTCAGAACCTCAATCCGTTCTCGCCCGGCAGTCAGCACCTGCTGCCCACCAACTCGGCCATCTACGAAACGCTGTTCTTCGTCAACAGTCTGAACGGCAAGGTGGTGCCGGTGCTGGGCACCAAGTACACCTGGAGCAAGGACAGCAAGACCCTGACCGTCACCACCCGCAGCGGCGTGAAGTGGACCGACGGACAGGCATTCAATGCGTCGGACGCAGCGTTCACCTTCAATTACCTGAAGCAGTACCCGGCGCTCGACACCTCCGGCCTGTGGAAGAGCGGCCTGACCAGTGTCACCGCGCCCAACCCGACCACACTGGTCTTCAGCTTCAGCGCCCCGAACACGCCCGTCTTCCAGTACATCTCGAATACGCCCATCGTGCCGCAGCACCTGTGGAAGGACGTCAAGGACCCGGCGACCTTCACCAATCCCAAGCCGGTCGCTACCGGGCCGTTTATCTTCGACAGTTCCAGCCAGCAGGCCATCCGGGTGCTCAAGAATCCGAATTACTGGATGAAGGGCCAGCCCTACGTGGACGCGGTGGTGTGGGTCAGCACCAGCAGCAACGACGCCGCCCTGCTCAAACTGCTGAGCGGCGACGTGGATTACGGCTACGTGGGCATTTCCGACCCCAAGGGCTACGCTGCCAAGGGGCCGAACAACACCTACTGGTGGCCCACCAACAACATCAATTTCCTGTATTTCAACACCGTCAAGGCTCCGTTCAACGATCCGGCCTTCCGCCGCGCCGTGGCTCAGGCCATCAACACCAAAGACGTGGCCCTGAAAGCCTACGCGGGTGCGGTGCCAGCCGCCAGCCCCAGCTCGATCTTCCCCACCCAGCAGGCCGACTGGCTGCCCGCCAGTGCCAAGGCCTCGCTGCCGACCTTCGATCCCGCCGCTGCCGATGCCGCGCTGACCGCCGCCGGGTACAAGAAGAACGCGCAGGGCGTGCGCCTGGGCAAAGACGGCTCTCCGCTGCCGACCTACAAGATCCTGGTGGGCGCGGGCTGGACCGACTTCATCACCATGGCGCAGGTCGTGGGCGACAACCTGAAGAAAGTCGGCATCAACACCAGCATCGATCAGCAGGCGTGGGGCAGCTACTCCGGCGGCCTCCAGACCGGCAGCTACGACATGGGCATCAGCTGGGGATGGGGCAACGGCTCCAGCCCGTACTACACCTTCAACGCGGCGTTCAGCCCCGATTTCAGCGCTCCGGTGGGCAAGACCGCGCCCAGCAACCTGTCGCGCTACACCAATCCGGCGATCACGGCGGCTCTCAAGAGCTTCAGCACCACCAGTGACGCCGCCATCCAGAAGAAGGCCATGAGCACCATCATCACCACCGTGCTCAAGGACATGCCCTGGGTACCCCTGACGGACCGCACGCAGTTCGCCCTCTTCAATACCAGCCGCTTTACCGGGTTCCCGAGTGCAGCCAACCCGTACAACGACGCCTCGCCGGACGACACCAGCGGCGCACGGCTGATGTACCTGAACGTCAAGCCCAAGTAA
- a CDS encoding LacI family DNA-binding transcriptional regulator gives MTDTEAPSQKPALRGAGIREVARQAGVSIATVSRVFNDAEAVSSDTRERVVALASSLGYEPSPLGRNLVRGRSYLIGLIVPNVSFPLYGAMIHGIEDVLGRQGMSVLLASSHDAAATEVKAAQNILRHAVDGGIVINSMVGLALPTQRQSGWVHVTPEPPGLPCRVELDNEEGGRLAALELLRNDHRHFAYVGARGRESADRERGFGEVLRDAGFGYRRFEGDYSEESGMQAGAALLDGPLDAVFAAGDLMAAGLMRALHMRGVQVPGQVAVVGFDDAAIASLLYPRLTSIRQPGYLMGAAAAQLSLNFIRGRPTEPVIFSPELVARESTGPPSS, from the coding sequence GTGACAGATACCGAAGCGCCGTCTCAAAAACCTGCCCTGCGTGGCGCAGGCATCCGCGAAGTGGCGCGGCAGGCCGGTGTGTCGATTGCCACGGTCTCGCGGGTCTTCAACGACGCCGAAGCGGTGAGCAGCGATACGCGGGAACGCGTCGTGGCGCTGGCGAGTTCGCTCGGCTACGAACCGAGTCCGCTGGGGCGAAATCTGGTGCGCGGGCGCAGTTATCTGATCGGGCTGATCGTGCCGAACGTGTCGTTTCCGCTGTACGGCGCGATGATTCACGGCATCGAGGACGTGCTGGGCAGGCAGGGCATGAGCGTGCTGCTAGCGAGCAGCCACGACGCCGCCGCTACCGAGGTGAAAGCAGCGCAGAACATCCTGCGACACGCGGTCGATGGCGGAATCGTCATCAATTCGATGGTGGGGCTGGCCCTGCCCACTCAGCGCCAGTCGGGCTGGGTGCACGTGACGCCCGAACCGCCGGGGCTGCCCTGCCGGGTCGAACTCGACAACGAGGAAGGGGGGCGGCTGGCCGCGCTGGAACTGCTGCGAAACGACCACCGGCACTTCGCCTATGTGGGTGCCCGGGGCCGCGAGAGTGCCGACCGCGAACGGGGCTTCGGGGAGGTGCTGCGGGACGCGGGCTTCGGCTACCGCCGCTTCGAGGGCGACTATTCGGAGGAGTCGGGAATGCAGGCGGGAGCGGCGCTGCTCGACGGACCGCTCGACGCCGTGTTCGCAGCAGGCGACCTGATGGCGGCGGGCTTGATGCGGGCGCTGCATATGCGCGGAGTGCAGGTACCGGGGCAGGTGGCGGTGGTGGGCTTCGACGACGCGGCCATCGCTTCCCTGCTGTATCCGCGCCTGACGAGTATTCGGCAGCCCGGCTACCTGATGGGGGCCGCCGCCGCCCAGTTGAGCCTGAATTTTATCCGTGGGCGGCCCACCGAACCGGTCATCTTCTCGCCAGAACTGGTGGCCCGCGAATCGACCGGTCCACCCTCCTCGTGA
- a CDS encoding SDR family oxidoreductase yields MKKRLFAAAALALISARRLLVPPYVLADRVVLISGGSRGLGLALARVYADHGAKLMLLARDSAELERAAAELRQDDTLVGTVVGDITREEDARRAISETLATYGRLDVLVNSAGVIQTGPMHNLTLQDYQDAMNVNFFGALHLMMAARPALAASKGRILNVASVGGKVGVPHLSGYSASKFALVGLGQAWRAELRREGIVLTTACPGLMRTGSARHAIIKGKHRLEYGLFATLDNLPLVSLDAGEAARRMVSAMQRGDAEPVIGGAAELLVRVQQIAPQLTAELLGLGNRLLPSPGRSTSGLPGYTVETALTQNNPLKRAAEADLNEK; encoded by the coding sequence ATGAAGAAGCGACTGTTTGCCGCTGCTGCACTGGCCCTGATTTCGGCCCGCCGCCTGCTGGTGCCTCCATACGTGCTGGCCGACAGAGTGGTGCTGATCAGCGGAGGGTCCAGAGGGCTTGGACTCGCGCTGGCACGGGTCTATGCCGATCACGGCGCGAAACTGATGCTGCTGGCCCGCGACAGCGCTGAACTGGAGCGTGCCGCCGCCGAACTTCGGCAGGACGACACGCTGGTCGGCACCGTGGTGGGCGATATCACGCGGGAGGAAGACGCGCGTCGAGCCATCTCGGAAACACTCGCGACCTACGGGCGGCTCGACGTGCTGGTGAATTCGGCGGGCGTCATTCAGACCGGGCCGATGCACAATCTGACTCTTCAGGATTACCAGGACGCCATGAACGTCAATTTTTTCGGGGCACTGCACCTGATGATGGCGGCCCGGCCTGCACTGGCAGCCAGCAAAGGGCGCATCCTGAACGTGGCGTCGGTGGGGGGCAAGGTGGGGGTGCCGCACCTGAGCGGCTACAGCGCCAGCAAATTCGCACTGGTGGGGTTGGGGCAGGCATGGCGGGCCGAACTGCGCCGCGAAGGAATCGTGCTCACCACCGCCTGCCCCGGCCTGATGAGAACCGGCAGCGCCCGCCACGCCATCATCAAGGGAAAACACCGGCTGGAATACGGCCTCTTCGCCACGCTCGACAATCTTCCGCTGGTGTCGCTGGACGCTGGCGAGGCCGCCCGAAGAATGGTGAGCGCCATGCAGCGCGGCGACGCCGAACCGGTCATCGGGGGTGCAGCCGAGCTCCTGGTGCGTGTTCAGCAGATCGCACCGCAGCTCACCGCCGAACTGCTGGGCCTGGGCAACCGCCTGTTGCCGTCACCGGGCCGCAGCACGTCGGGCCTGCCAGGGTATACGGTCGAGACGGCACTCACCCAGAACAATCCGCTGAAACGCGCTGCCGAGGCCGATCTGAACGAGAAATAG